The following DNA comes from Corynebacterium urogenitale.
ACTTCACCCGTGGCTCGCAACCTTTCACCTTCGCGGCAGAACTGGATGGCGAGTATCTCATTCACATGACGGTCATTGAGGGCCAGCATGAGAATCCGGAAGAGGCCTACTCTATCCACCCCGTCCTCACCGGCGACCCTGCAGTGCTTGAGAGCGTTCGCTCTCAGCTCATCGTTACCCTGCTACCGCAAAACACACTGGCAGAGGAGACCAAGCAGTTCCGGGATGCGCGCTTCTCCCATGTGGTGCATCATGCCCAGGTCACGGCCGTCCTTGCACAGCTCCCCGGCACCGTCGCTGTCCACAACACGATGGGGCAGGTGACCTTTAGCCAGAAGATCTTCATCGAGGGCGTGAAAGAGACCTTCCTGCCGATGTGCGCGATCTCCGTCTGGCTCACCCAGGGCACCGGCGGCATCAGTGGCTACACAGTGGGCATGGCTGCTGCCGGTCACCCCGAACTACAGGTTATGGATTCCTCCGCCGACCCCACCGAGCTGTACTACCAGCTGGGCGATCTCGCCCACTACGCCCTAGCGAAGCAGCCGTTAAAGGACGGGGACACCATGGCCTTCGCTGCTGACGCCCCGCCGATCTCCATTGCCGACGCCAACTGGACCGTGGACCCGAAGGTCCCGGCACTAACGGTTGATCTCTAGATAGAGATGTCTAGGTGGTGTTCGAGCTGCAGGCCTAACCGAAGAGATTCTGCGCGGTGTCGTAGCGCTTCTGTGGCACTTCCTTCAGCGTGCCCACGGCTTCTTCGAAGTCGATGAGCTCGATATCCTGGCCCTTGAGCGCCACCACCTTGTTGAAATCCCCGTTGAGGCAGGCCTTCGTCGCATTGACTGCAAAACGGGTCGCCAACACGCGGTCGAAAGCCGTCGGGGTGCCGCCGCGCTGGATATGACCCAGCACAGTGGATCGGACTTCCGTGTCGAGGCGGTTCTCGATCTCCTTGGCGATGAGTCCAGAGATGTCCTGGAACTTCTCGTGCCCGAATTGGTCAACCTCGCGGTCGGCGATCTCCAGGGTGCCTTCCTTCGGCAGTGCCCCCTCAGCGACCACGATGATGCCGTACTTCTCGCCCATCTGGAAGCGACGAGCCATCTTCTTACACACTTCTTCGATGTCGAATGGGTGCTCCGGGATGAGGATGTCGTGGGCACCTGCGGCCATGCCCGCATGAAGGGCGATCCAGCCTACGTGGCGACCCATCACTTCAACGATCATCACACGGTCATGGGACTCCGCCGTGGTGTGGAGGCGGTCAATCGCATCAGTGGCGACTGCCACGGCGGTGTCGAAACCGAAGGTGTAGTCGGTGCCGTTGACGTCATTATCAATGGTCTTCGGCACGCCGACCACAGGGATACCGTTGTCTGCGAGGAACTTTGCGCCCTTCAGCGTGCCTTCGCCACCGATCGGGATGAGGCAGTCGATGCCCGCATCTTCCAGGTTTGCCTTGATCCGGTCGATTCCAGCCTTGAAGTCATCTGGGTGCAAGCGACCGGTACCGAGGATGGTGCCGCCGCGGCGCAGGATGCGGTCGATGAAGTCATCGTCGTAGAGCTGCACACGGCGATCCTCGAGCAGCCCCTGCCAGCCGTCCTCAAAACCGACAACAGTCGAGCCATTCTGAGCTGCTGTTCGCACAATGCCGCGGATTACCGCGTTGAGGCCGGGACAATCTCCACCACTGGTCAAGGTCGCAATACGCATGTGACCGATACTAGCGACTTGTCGGTTCCACTGCGCGCCATGCTCCCCACATGCCTACCCCAAGCAGCGTGATACACAGCGACAATTTTTCGGGTTTCGATTTTGTCACCTTCTAGGTTGTGCTGGATCTATCCCCGATAAGTGCGTATGCCAACGGTGCGACAACCAGAATGAAAGCCGGAACAACCACAAGTGGCATCCAGTATGTCTCTTGAATTGCGTTGTGCAGAACAACATCCCATACAAGCGCCATCGAGGCAGTAAGGACTCCCAACGCAATCAAGACAACGAGCATTACTCCCAACACAAGCAAGGCAAGCGTATATAAAAGTGCGCTACGTTCTTGTCCAACCGATGTTCCCAACTTCGTAAAACGCTTCAGACTTCGATTCATTAGCTGCGAAAGCACGAGCACTGCCGAGACAATCGCAATCAGGGTCAGAGCAATCGGTGTTGCAAAAATAGTCCAGAAGTCCCACTGGGCAATTCCCCCTTTCCCCTCAGCCAATGTCTGAAGCGCCGATGCCGTGAAAATGAAGGTCGGAATGCCAGCTATGACGTAGATAAAAAGGCTAATGCCGGAGAACCGTGGGCGGAATTCATGGCTCACCGAGTGAGCCAGAACGGCTGCGGGCTTAGCGCCAAAGGACATTTGTAGACGCCTAGCCATGGACACGGTGAATGAAGGAGCCAGCTTAGAGGCCACGACCATACCGATAAGCAACAATCCAAATGTAAACAGGATTCCCGCCTGCGACGCTGATGTGAAGCCGGCAAACACGAGCACAATGCCCAGTGCAACGGGGCTCAGTGTCACAAGTGCCGACAACCAAGACCGACTTCTTTTCTGTTTGTTCTGGGAACCCGCAACCAATCCAAGAGATAGGACAACAACTGCCACGAACATTGGAACTACCAAGGTGCACAAGCCCAGCAGGATGCCGAGAACAGATGGCCGGCTCACTCCGCCCTCATCAACCAGTCGGGATCCATCGTCATGCGGTAGCACGGAGATTATCGACAGAAAAGGAACAAACAGTACTGCTGCGATAACTAGCGCACCCAGTAGGGGGCGCCACATCTGGCCCGCAATCAACTGAACGAAGTGGCGACGGCCAAAACCCGCCCGCACAAATTGTCTGGTCTTCTCACGTAGAAGGAGGGAACCCAAAGACGCTAGAGGAATATTCATAGCAAGTGCGATGAACATAGTCCAAAAGATCATGTTCCCGCCGATAAAAATGAAATCGCTCCCCGGAAAGGCAGCATTCTGCTTACTCCAAGCGGTTCCAAGTGCAAGCACAAAACCAGTCGACAATCCAAGCACTGCTGCCAGAACATAGAAATAGGTTCGAGCAGATCCAACAGTGGATGCGCCCAAACGCTGGAGAACTCTAAACACTTGGTTCACCTGCCTTGTCCATTCTCACTTGAGAATCAAAGCGTTCTGTCAATGCAGGGTCGTGCGAAACTACGATGCACGTCATGCCATCCGCTACATACTCATCGAGAAGTTCGATGAGGGCATCGCGTGAGTGCGTATCTAACGCACTTGTTGGTTCGTCCAGAATGACGAGTTCAGACCTCCGAACAATTCCGCCGCAGACTAACACCCTCTGCAACTGACCCTTGGAGAGCTGTTCCAGCTCCTTGCCCCAGCACTGCCCTACGCCCACTCCATCAAGCATTGAACGGGCGAACTCTCGGTCTACCTGATTATTAGAGATTCTCTGATTGAACTCGAGAAACTCCTGGACAGTCAGGCCCGGAAAAGGATTTAAATCCTGACCTACGTAAGCGATTCGAGAACGCAGTAGGTTCTGTCTCGCTTTAGCCTTCAACTTCACTACTTCAGTATCTTCGAATAGCCTGATCCGGCCACTATGAACAGGGTGAAGAGCGACCAGAGCATTCAATAGCGTTGTCTTTCCACATCCCGAAGGGCCGCTCAGAAGGGCTTTTTGTCCTTGACGGAGTTGGAAACTCAGGGGCGCGCAGAGCGGGCGACTATCGGCTCCCTTGGCAGCGACCGTAACTCCCTCTGCACTGAGAACAATCTGTTGATCTTGCATCGATTAGTCCCTTCCTGATTCCCACCGTCCGAGAGACATTGGCTTGATAACTCCCAATGAATCCACTGAGGATCATCTCGATGATTGCCCACTAGGAACGTTCTATTTGAAACAACGCTTTCCAAAGTAGCAATATGAGTGAGGCCTCGGTCACTAGACTGCTAATCCGCTACCCCTATTTGCAGGCCCCCTCAGCCCCACCGGTCCGAAAATAGCACCATTTCGATCGGTTTATTCCCCATCAAGGAAACTGAAGTACGGTATCGACGGATGCGCGCCGAGCGCTTCATGAAAAATCTTCATGAGCTGTTCGCCAAGGCGATCCATCTCGTCTTCCGAAAGCTGTCCATCGTCCGCGGGTGACAGTTCTATGCGCACCTGACAGTTGCTCGGCAGCCACTCCCCATCTGGTGACTCCGGCGGTATCTCGAAGTCTTCCTGCGGATCGCTATCCACGGTGATGGACTGCACCGTGACGTTCTTGAGCTGACTCCGCAGCTGATCTTCCAACCTCGGCATTACGCGCTCGAGTTCTTCGGAGGTTGCTCTGAGATAAAGGGTTTCTAGCATTCTTTTCCCCATTCCTTAGTCGACTGATCGCGGTTCCACTGCCCGCCACGCTCCCCACATGCCCACCCCAAGCAGGAGCACTGCGGGGATCAGCGCCGCTCCAAAAGCCTGCCCCGCATCGTCTGCCGGCAGCCCAACCATCCGCACCTGCAGCACCAGACCAATAATCGCCGCGCCGGTGACAGCACCCAGCTGGCGAGTGGTGTTGTACATGCCCGAGCCCGCGCCGGCGAATCGCGGAGGTAGGTCGCGAAGCGTCGTCGTGGAATTCGGGGCCCACACTAATGGATTACCTACGCCGAGAATCACCGACGACACTAAGACCCACCAGTGGCTCACGCCGGTCATCATCACGGTGACCATCACCGCCAACCCCAGTGCCATGACACCGAAACCAGCCACCGCCAACGGTCGCGGATCGTGCTTATCTACCGCACGCCCGACCAGCGGCGAAAGGAAAAACGCCAACAAGGACATGGGCGTCATCATCAACCCCGCGGTCAAGGGCTCCAAACCGTGTACTTGCTGCAGGAATAGCATCACCGGCACCATCATGCCCGCGACAGTGAAACCCATCGCAAAGATGGAAATATTGCCGAACGCGAAATGCTTCCGCCGGAATAGATCGAGGGGTATCAGCGCATCGCGACCGGTATGGAGGACGGCCTCTTGGCGTCGGATGAAAAAGAACAGGCAAACCGCAGCAAGCAGGAACAGACCCCAAATCCACCACGCCCACCCGGCGCGCTGGCCCTCCTGGATCGCGTAAATCAGCGAGGTCATCGTTACGATCGACAGCACAATGGACAGCGGGTCGATCGGCTTCTCCGATGGCTTGAAGCGCGGTACCCACGCTGCAACCATCGCTACGGACAACACACCAATCGGCACGTTAATGAAGAACACCCAGTGCCAACCGGCAAATCCGGTGATGAAGCCTCCGAGGAGCGGGCCGGTGAGCGTGGACAGGCCGGCGGTGGAGCCCCAGATTCCCAAGGCCGCCCCTCGCTTGTTTCTGGGGAAGACTCGGTTGATCACGCTCATCGTCTGCGGCGTCAGCAGCGAGGCGCCGATTCCCTGCACTCCGCGCGCGATAATGAGCTGCTCTACGCTCCCCGCCAGGCCACACCACAGTGACGACAAAGTGAAGATCACCATGCCCGCGATGTAGAGGTTCTTCGGACCCCACCGGTCGCCCAGTCGCCCCGTGACCAGCAGCGGCACCGCGAAGCACAGCAGGTACACACTGGTCACCCAGATGATCTGCCCGTAGTCGCCACCAAGATCGCGTTGGATCGCCGGCGTAGCCACAGCCACGATCGTCTGGTCCAACAGGATCATGAAGAAGCCAATACACAGAGCAATCAGGCAGCGCCATGCCCCGCCCGCCTCCAACGGCAGGTCCGGGTAGCTCTGTTCCGCGCCGTTTCTCTTATCCCACGCCACGCCGGTCACTGCTCACGCTGCTTTCGCAACGCCGCGAGCTCCTCGCGAATGACAGGTAGAGCCTCACGGAACGCGGGCATAAGATCCATTTCCTCCAGCTCGGACAAGGGGCACCAGCGCAGGTCCGTGGACTCACTTGTCGCGGAGAAGTCGAGAGCCTCCGGACATTCCGCAATGACGGTCGTGTACGTCCACTCGTCGTTGAGATTCTCGTCCTTGATCTCCCACCACCAGCGCGCGCCGAGGCCAAAGATCGCCTGCCCACCATTGCGTGGGTTCGTCACGGGCTGCGCCTTGATCGCCTCGCGTGGATCACCCAGTTTCTCAGCGAGCTGCTTGAGCGGGGCCAGCAACGGCTCGTCGGCATCCTCCACGTGTTCGCGGCGCAGGACATGGTCCAAAGGTGCCGCTGCCGTGACTAGCTCCCCGAGCACCTCTATGCGATCCGTGTCAATGCTCGTTTCCTCCCACGTCTCGCGCTGTGCCGCTTGCGCCGCAGTCTCTCCCGGATTACGGGCGCCACCAGGAATTGCCCAAGTCCCACCCCGGTTCGTCCATAACGCCCGCAGCTGCAAAAGAACCCGGTCATCCGGCGTGATGAGGAAAAGGCCAGCGGCGCCTAGGACACCCCAAAAGCGGTTTCCATCGGCTTGGACCGCCCAGCCGTCACCTCGGTACTCAGGACCTTCGTAACTCATGCTCGCCACACTAGCGCACCGGTGGGACAGACATGCTTGGGGCGCGGTGGAGAACGCGGTGGAGAACTACGCGCGCGAACTAAAAATGAAGATGCTCGACACGCATCCAGCCTGGATCGACGATAGCCTCACCGGAAATCTTCTGTTCCGCCGGCACGCCATCAAATCCCTCACACACCTTATGCAATTCTTCAACCACACCAGTCGTCCCGCCCGCATAAAAGTGGAATGCGCGGACACCATTCATGGTTTCCACGGCGACAAGCTTCGCCACCTGTTCCACCGGGCCGATGTGCTGAGCGTAGGACTCAATGCGTTCTGTAAGAGCATCCTCCAGCTCATAGAGCTTCGTCTGTGCTTCGGGCGTTGGCATGCCGTTGTCCGTCGCTTCGAACGGGACATCAATGCGCAAGTGCAGGTCAAGGAGAGGAGCAGACAGTGCTCGCAGCGGTGGCCGAGACCGCCCCACGTACACGTGGCCCTCGATCTCATTTTCAAACACGACCCACCGACCATCGCCTTCAGTCGGAAACTGAGCATCGAACTGTTCAAGCTCGCCAGTGACGTCGTCGATCGTGGCAGAGAATGCGCGCCCTTCCTCCCGCAGGAAACGGATCTGCCCCAACCACAGCTCCACGGCTCGCTCGCCGAAGGCATTATCGAGAAGCACGAATCCCAATTGCTCGATGGTCGGCTGCGCATCCTGAGGCGTCGGCGCCGAGGTCAGCTCATGGGAAAACTGCAAGTGCTCGAAAGCTGGGTGGTAGACCGACAAGTCGATCGCGGACTGGCCGGTATCCACACTGAATCGCAGGTCGGAACTCTGCACATCTTCGTCACCCATGAGCACGCCAAAATCACGTTGAGGCAACCGAACATCAGAGTATGCCCACGTTGCATCCGCGTCCGGCGCCTCCAGCAACCATCGGCGAGCCGGACCACGGAACTGCGCCACGCCCTCCGCAGTAAGGATGAAGAGAAACTCAGAGTCCAGCCCCGCCGAATCACCCGAAGCGAACTCAAACACAAGGTGTGGAGCGATCTGCGATGTCAGCGCATTGAGCTCATGGAGAGTCTGCTCATCGCGCTGCTGCCCACGGAACATGGACGCGAGGGACTCGGCCCCCTTCTCCCGCCACCATTGCCAAAAGGCCCCGACGGCCTGCTGTTGCTGCAACGGGTGCGGATACTGCGGGCTATCAGGGCCTTGAGGGTCTGTCATTTACCGCCGACCCGCCTCGAAAGCAGCGCCAACGCGGTACAGACGATCATCGCCGTGAGCCGGTCCCATGATCTGCAGACCGGTAGGCAGATTCGTGTCGGGAGCAAAGCCTCCAGGCACGGACATGCCACACACCCCAGCGAGGTTCAGCGGCAAAGTGAACAGGTCGAACATGTACATCGCCAGTGGGTCATCCACCTTTTCACCCAGCTTGAAGGCAGTGGACGGGGTGGTC
Coding sequences within:
- a CDS encoding DUF4261 domain-containing protein codes for the protein MKAAITVDPTFLAAPLLNVVLGTGLPTEEQLRAVLEGSFGDRVSNFTRGSQPFTFAAELDGEYLIHMTVIEGQHENPEEAYSIHPVLTGDPAVLESVRSQLIVTLLPQNTLAEETKQFRDARFSHVVHHAQVTAVLAQLPGTVAVHNTMGQVTFSQKIFIEGVKETFLPMCAISVWLTQGTGGISGYTVGMAAAGHPELQVMDSSADPTELYYQLGDLAHYALAKQPLKDGDTMAFAADAPPISIADANWTVDPKVPALTVDL
- a CDS encoding ATP-dependent 6-phosphofructokinase; amino-acid sequence: MRIATLTSGGDCPGLNAVIRGIVRTAAQNGSTVVGFEDGWQGLLEDRRVQLYDDDFIDRILRRGGTILGTGRLHPDDFKAGIDRIKANLEDAGIDCLIPIGGEGTLKGAKFLADNGIPVVGVPKTIDNDVNGTDYTFGFDTAVAVATDAIDRLHTTAESHDRVMIVEVMGRHVGWIALHAGMAAGAHDILIPEHPFDIEEVCKKMARRFQMGEKYGIIVVAEGALPKEGTLEIADREVDQFGHEKFQDISGLIAKEIENRLDTEVRSTVLGHIQRGGTPTAFDRVLATRFAVNATKACLNGDFNKVVALKGQDIELIDFEEAVGTLKEVPQKRYDTAQNLFG
- a CDS encoding ABC transporter ATP-binding protein; the protein is MQDQQIVLSAEGVTVAAKGADSRPLCAPLSFQLRQGQKALLSGPSGCGKTTLLNALVALHPVHSGRIRLFEDTEVVKLKAKARQNLLRSRIAYVGQDLNPFPGLTVQEFLEFNQRISNNQVDREFARSMLDGVGVGQCWGKELEQLSKGQLQRVLVCGGIVRRSELVILDEPTSALDTHSRDALIELLDEYVADGMTCIVVSHDPALTERFDSQVRMDKAGEPSV
- a CDS encoding DHA2 family efflux MFS transporter permease subunit, which produces MTGVAWDKRNGAEQSYPDLPLEAGGAWRCLIALCIGFFMILLDQTIVAVATPAIQRDLGGDYGQIIWVTSVYLLCFAVPLLVTGRLGDRWGPKNLYIAGMVIFTLSSLWCGLAGSVEQLIIARGVQGIGASLLTPQTMSVINRVFPRNKRGAALGIWGSTAGLSTLTGPLLGGFITGFAGWHWVFFINVPIGVLSVAMVAAWVPRFKPSEKPIDPLSIVLSIVTMTSLIYAIQEGQRAGWAWWIWGLFLLAAVCLFFFIRRQEAVLHTGRDALIPLDLFRRKHFAFGNISIFAMGFTVAGMMVPVMLFLQQVHGLEPLTAGLMMTPMSLLAFFLSPLVGRAVDKHDPRPLAVAGFGVMALGLAVMVTVMMTGVSHWWVLVSSVILGVGNPLVWAPNSTTTLRDLPPRFAGAGSGMYNTTRQLGAVTGAAIIGLVLQVRMVGLPADDAGQAFGAALIPAVLLLGVGMWGAWRAVEPRSVD
- a CDS encoding NUDIX domain-containing protein, coding for MSYEGPEYRGDGWAVQADGNRFWGVLGAAGLFLITPDDRVLLQLRALWTNRGGTWAIPGGARNPGETAAQAAQRETWEETSIDTDRIEVLGELVTAAAPLDHVLRREHVEDADEPLLAPLKQLAEKLGDPREAIKAQPVTNPRNGGQAIFGLGARWWWEIKDENLNDEWTYTTVIAECPEALDFSATSESTDLRWCPLSELEEMDLMPAFREALPVIREELAALRKQREQ
- a CDS encoding DUF695 domain-containing protein codes for the protein MTDPQGPDSPQYPHPLQQQQAVGAFWQWWREKGAESLASMFRGQQRDEQTLHELNALTSQIAPHLVFEFASGDSAGLDSEFLFILTAEGVAQFRGPARRWLLEAPDADATWAYSDVRLPQRDFGVLMGDEDVQSSDLRFSVDTGQSAIDLSVYHPAFEHLQFSHELTSAPTPQDAQPTIEQLGFVLLDNAFGERAVELWLGQIRFLREEGRAFSATIDDVTGELEQFDAQFPTEGDGRWVVFENEIEGHVYVGRSRPPLRALSAPLLDLHLRIDVPFEATDNGMPTPEAQTKLYELEDALTERIESYAQHIGPVEQVAKLVAVETMNGVRAFHFYAGGTTGVVEELHKVCEGFDGVPAEQKISGEAIVDPGWMRVEHLHF